A genomic region of Drosophila pseudoobscura strain MV-25-SWS-2005 chromosome 5, UCI_Dpse_MV25, whole genome shotgun sequence contains the following coding sequences:
- the Crk gene encoding adapter molecule Crk, whose product MDTFDVSDKSSWYFGPMSRQDATEVLMNERERGVFLVRDSNSIAGDYVLCVREDTKVSNYIINKVQQQDQIVYRIGDQSFDNLPKLLTFYTLHYLDTTPLRRPAQKKVEKVVGKFDFVGSDQDDLPFQRGEVLTVIRKDEDQWWTARNSSGQVGQIPVPYVQRYEDATDEDGFDSQVLGHPSSTIGRLNNSSDPPTVSCNLFGNTLKRTDLNRKLPAFARVKQSRVPNAYDKTALKLEIGDIIKVTKTNINGQWEGELNGRKGHFPFTHVEFVDDCDLGNNCGEVRLNSARNDWVEQ is encoded by the exons atggATACATTTGATGTGTCAGATAAGAGCAG CTGGTACTTTGGTCCAATGTCCCGGCAAGACGCTACCGAAGTATTAATGAACGAGCGTGAACGGGGAGTATTTTTAGTGCGTGACAGCAACTCGATAGCAGGAGATTACGTACTCTGTGTAAG AGAAGATACTAAAGTTAGCAACTATATAATCAACAAAGTTCAACAACAGGATCAAATAGTGTATCGCATTGGTGACCAATCGTTTGATAATCTGCCAAAACTCTTGACATTTTACACACTGCACTATTTGGACACCACACCACTAAGGCGGCCAGCCcaaaaaaaagtagaaaaagTAGTTggaaaatttgattttgttggcAGC GATCAAGACGATTTGCCTTTCCAAAGAGGAGAAGTTCTTACTGTAATCCGAAAGGACGAAGATCAGTGGTGGACTGCACGTAATTCATCGGGCCAAGTTGGACAAATACCGGTTCCTTATGTGCAAAGG TATGAAGACGCAACAGATGAGGACGGATTCGATAGCCAAGTTCTTGGACACCCGAGTTCTACTATCGGACGATTGAATAATTCATCTGACCCGCCAACAGTCTCTTGCAATCTGTTTGGTAATACGTTAAAACGGACAGACCTAAAC CGCAAACTGCCAGCGTTCGCTCGGGTAAAACAATCGAGGGTGCCCAATGCATACGACAAGACTGCATTAAAATTGGAAATAGGTGACATTATTAAAGTCACTAAAACTAATATAAATGGCCAATGGGAGGGTGAACTAAATGGACGCAAGGGCCACTTCCCATTCACTCACGTTGAATTTGTCGATGATTGTGATTTAGGAAATAACTGTGGAGAGGTACGTTTAAATAGCGCCAGGAACGATTGGGTGGAAcaataa